TAGGAAGGCACCGTTCCCAACATTGAACAAACAAAATTATCGTTTTCAACTAGACGTTTTGAAGCAACTCAAGCAACGCTAAAGCAAGCTTCTTACCCTTCTTCGTGATAGCGTACTTCTTCTTGAGAGGATCGATAGGAATAGCCTTCGCCAAGCCCAGTTGAGTAATTTCTATCATACGGGACCTATATGTACCGTCACTCAGTGTGAGATTATGTTTATTCATGTAGGTCTTGGCCTTCTTCCATTTTCCCTTGTCCAAAATCAAAAGAAACAGACAATCAATAGCGTGGTCTTTCTCAAGCATCTTTTTAATTGCTGCAATTTCGGAGGTTGTAAGGACCTTTGTAATCTGCTCTTCCAGTTGCTTCTCCTTTACTTTTTCTCCCATTGAAATCTCGCCTGTCATAGTTATTTGTTACTTGTGTATGTCTTTGTACTTAAAAGATTTAACCTATATTACGATATATGTAATAATACTGTGGAAATACAGTATAATTTTCGACAGTCATTTGCGCTTCCGAAAGATTTGAACCCCATCTACGATAGTGACGTATTCAAAACCAACTTCTACCAGCTTACAAGCCTCTTCAACAGTCTTTGCAGTTTTCACATGAAACTCATCGTTTATACCTTGGAACAAGGCGTGTTCAAGGTTGATGTATAGCATTGTTGATTTTATGTCTCTATATCCAAGCATTCGCTGGACGCAGATTATGTCCTTTGCCTTATGATATTCCGTTGTAGCTTTCCAGTTGCGTAGAGTGTGCAAACCTATTCTTAAGATTCTGGCGTTGTAGTTATCTTGCCAACGTTTTCCTTTGCAGATACTCGTGCAATCAAGTTTTCAGGTCAAGCGTTGCCCTCGTAACTTCTTCATCTAGGGGCTCCATTTTGAACCCTTTCTTCGTACACAAATGAAACATTTTAAGATTCCTTGACATAATGTCGCCGCAGACGCTTTCCAGCCCCATATCTTTGCCAATCTCAACTATGTAGTCAACTAGCTTAGACCCTAAGCCAAGCCCTTGCCACTGGTCTCCTACAACAACTGCAAACTCTCCAAGTTTACGACCTGGCTGTAGAATAAGTCGAGCCACGCCGATAATTTTTCTTTTCTTGCCCTCTTCAACTTCAGCTACTATGGCAATTTCTCGGTTATAATCTATGTTGCAATATCGGGTCAAAGTATCATGGGACATTTCTCTAATTATTTGGAAGAACCGGAAACGCATCGTTTCTTCAGAAAAGGATTGATATAACTCGTTGAGGAGGATTTCATCTTCAGGTTTTATAGGGCGAAGAACAACGGGTTCTCCATCTTTTAGTTTCCATTGAGTGGTGTACCTTTTTGGGTAAGGAGCAATCACTAGATGTTCGTAGGGTTGAACTTCAGCTGAAATTCTGTCGGTATCTATCACTATACGAGTGTCTACAGCTACAGCGTCGTCCTCGTCAACTATTAAAGGGTTTATGTCAACTTCTTTTATTTCAGGAAAGTCTATCACAAGTTGAGAAAACTTCACCAAGATTTCTTCAAGGAGCTTTATGTTGACACGGTGGTCATTTTTGTCGGAAACGAGTTTGTATATTGCTGTTTTCGCCATCAACCTTCTTGCGAGCACCTGATTTAACGGCGGAAACCCTATGCTTACATCTTTCAGTAACTCGGCAGCCACGCCCCCCATTCCAAATACAATGACAGAACCAAAATACGGATCTTTCTTAGACCCAATTAACAGTTCGTATCCTCTCTTCTTAACCATTGGTTGAAGTATTACACCTTGAAATTCTGCTTGGGGCATGTATTTTTTGACTTTCTGAGCCAAATCTTTAAAAGATTTCGCAACCTCTTCTTTTGAACGCACATCCAGAATAACTCCTTCAACCCTTGATTTATGAGTTATCTGCGGTGAGAAAGCTTTCATTACAACAGGGTACCCGATTTTTGAAGCGACGTCAACAGCTCCTTTAGAAGTTTTGGCAACTACAGATTTTATTGTTGGGATTTTATATGCTTGAAGAAATTGTTTTGATTCCGGCTCTGTTAAGACCGTGCGTCCTTCCTCAAACGCCTTTTGTAACACCTCTCTAAGAAATACTGGGATTGACAGCTCGATTGAAAGTTCTTCAGGGGTTTCATATAAAAGCTCTAAATTTTGCGCATAACTCCACATGTACACGAAAGTAGAGACCGCCTGTTCAGGGGTCGTAAAGGCTGGAATACCGTTCTTACGCAAAATTTTTCTTGCTTTCCAACAGCTATCTTCACCCATCAAGGAAGTGAGAATCGGTTTCGTAGTTTTCTTTGAAAGCTCCACTATCGCCTTTGCAGTCTCAACCGGGTCGGATGCTCCTTGAGGAGTATAAATAATTAAAAAGCCATCAGTGGCTGGGTCTCTAAAGCAGATTTCCATAACCTTTCTAAACCTATCAGTGGTGGCTTCCTCTAGGACGTCGATGGGATTCAATTTGCTACAGTAAGAAGGTAAAACTTCATTTAAAGCTTGGACAGTTTCATCGCTTAAAGGCGAAAGTTTTCCCCCCTTAGCTATCAAAGAATCTGTCGCCATAATTCCTGGTCCACCAGCGTTGGTGATTATTGTAAGGTTTGAACCTTTAGGATTCGGCTGCATGGCCAATGTTTCAGCACAATTAAAGAGGTCGCTTATCGCTTCAACACGGACGATCCCAGCTCTTTTGAAAGCAGCGTCGTAAATGGCATCTTCTCCGCATAAGGCACCGGTATGACATATGGCTGCTTCTGCACTTTCACGGAACCTTCCAGCTTTCACCACCACGATTGGTTTAGCTCTGGCAAAACCTCTTGCTGCACTCATGAATTTTCTCGCGTTCTTGATGGATTCAACGTAAAGCACGATACTTCTTGTTTGGGCATCAGTTCCAAAGTAGTCGATTAAATCTCCGAAGTCTACATCCAACATAGAACCCACCGAAACTACAACACTGAATCCTACTTGAGCTTCGGAAGCCCAATCCAAAACAGAGGTACACAACGCAGCGCTTTGCGAAATAAAAGCTATTTTTCCCAGGTTAGCTGCTCTGTTGGCAAAGGTGGCATTTAGCTTGATACTTGGGCGTATCACTCCGAGGCTGTTAGGTCCAATTATACGCATGTTATAACGATTTCTGAGTTCAAGAATTCGTTTTTCAAAGTTCTCTCCTTCTTCTCCAGCTTCTCCAAAGCCTGCTGAAATAATTATGATTCCTGAAACTCCTGCCCTTCCACATTCTTCTACAATTTGTGGAACAGTGTGCGCTGGTGTCGCCACGATTGCAAGGTCTATTTGTCGCGGGATTCGTTCTATTGTTGGGTAGGCGGTTATGCCATGCACTGTACGCCTGAAAGAATTAACGGGGTAAACTGCTCCTTTGTACCCCACCCCAATCAAGTTTCGAAGCAGTTTGGAGCCTACAGATCCTTCTTTGTCACTTGCCCCAACGACAGCAATTCTTCTCGGACTAAAAAGCTTGTCGAAGTTTTCGACGCCCAACCTCTGAAACTGCCTCCATTCCACAAAACTTCTCTTCACTATTTAAGAGCAGCTTCATCCTAATAAATTCCGTTTTAAGCATTGCACGCAAAGCAATTTGATAGGATTTCATATTTGTCCATTCATGCGCTCTTCCTGTTAAAAAAAGAAAGGGTTGAAATTGTGTGTCTGCGTAGCGCGCGCAGCGTAGGTTTCCCCTTCTTTTTCACTCCCACTCCATACTGACTTCTTATGCAGGTTCTTGCTAAATGTATGTTCGGCCCTCCAGCCAGAAAATGTGTTCGTAAAACATATGCATGTACTTATGATCCTGCGTTTCTAAAATCGGCTGATAGGAGGTGTGCTTCAGACAAAGTGTTAAATCTTATCAGACGATAGAATCATGAATGAAAGAGGTGAATTCGCTTTGGATATTTCCGAGTGGAAAGCCCGTCTGGAAAGGGAACGTGAGGAGAAAAACAGGTTTTTTATGTTAGATCCTCAATCACCTGTACCTCGTGAAGAACGTAGAAGTCTTGTTGGTAAGGGCCTCAGCTATTTTCCTCCAGATCCAGATTTACGCTTTGAGCTGGCACTTGACGAGCATGACGAGAAGAAGAAAATAATAGTAGCAACTTCAAAAGGTGGAGAACAAGAATTTATCCGTTGGGGCGAATTCAAATTTGAAGTTGACGGGAAGCAATGTGTACTTCAGGCCTATAAGAGTGCCCGTGAAGAGGAAAGACTTTGGGTTCCTTTCAGAGATAAAACCTCAGGCAAGGAAACGTATGGTGCGGGTCGATACCTTGATGTAGAACAGGAGAGACACCGCACGGATGAAGGAAAATGGATTCTCGATCTCAACAGAGCATATAATCCATGGTGTGCTTACAGTGAAGCATACACCTGCCCTTTCATTCCTCCAGAAAACTGGCTGGAAGTACCGATTAGAGCTGGCGAGAAAAGTTATCCTTTCAAGAAAAAATAGTGAAGTTGGATGGCAAAGGACATGGTTTTGATTAAAACTTTATATATGAACTACTCTAATTGCCTCTGCTTCGCATTCTTGTGAGCAGTCTTTGCATCCTTTACAGTTTTCAAGTTTGACCGGATATGCTATATTATCTATAATTTCCAAAACACCATAGGCACAAGATTTTACACAATCACCGCATCCAACGCACTTGTCATAGTCAATACTCACTCTAAACCTCATGGTCAAATCTTGTTCAATCCTTTAGCAGATAGTGATGTCTACAACCGTAAGTTCAAGAGAAAGATTTAAGAACTGCGTTTTCTCCGTTTATTGGTCGGAGTAGAAGTAAGATGGCGAAATGTGATATCTGCGGTAAGAATGGAAAGGATTTATCCTTGTTGGGAGCCAACCACAAAGAGTTGGGGCACATCGAGGTGTGCTCAGAGTGTTGGGAGAAACTCTACGGTGAAAACGAATTTGTGGGCGGCAGCACAGGCTCAAGCAGCAGCTCTTGCCCGACTTGTGGATAACAATCTCTGAGAGACACCTCTCTAGCAAAGAAGACATCACCTTGCTATGTTGGAAAACTTTTGTCCTAATTGTGATTTTTTTCCGGCGCCTTAACCGTGATCTCTACATGTTGTGGATGTTTTCCTACACCTTTCAGGGTATCTAGAACTGCCATAACTAGATTTCTGATGATTTGCTGGGGAAATTTTCCTATTGGGATGTTTTTACCGTCTACTTTGAGCGTGGTGATGTTCGTAGCCAGCACTTCGCAGTCTTTTTTGGTGGCTTCTCCTTCTACGATTGCTTTCGCCATATCCAGGCAGGAGTCGTATCCACAGTGCTCGCAGTTTAAGCCTGGAAGACTTCTTAGGATTGATTTGACTAGCATCCCTTTCAATGCAGAGACCATCTCCTCAAAATCGTATACTGGTATGTCAGGAAACTTTGTCTGAAATCTTTCCTTTTCTTTGACACTGCCTGAAATTCTGCCTGAGACCATAACGACGTTTGAAATCTGTTTTATTATGGCTTGTCCTTCTTCAGCCGTATCTGCACATAAAATCTTGGAATATGAAGATCTCTTGTATCCCTCCACAAGTATTATTTCCGGTTCAACGTGAATGGCGTCTAAAGCTTTTTCAAGCGAGGGTTTTTTCCTTCTGGTTATGACTACTATCTCGTTCGGTGTGGAGGCTACTGTTACAACCGCTCCGGCTTCTAGATGTCTCCAAGTGTCTTTCTTAGCTGTGTCAAAAGACCCGCTTGTATGCTTGACTGTTGCTACACTGAAACCTTCGCTATTAAACCTATTAGTTAGCCGCTCGACTAATGCCGTTTTTCCTCTTGCCCTTGCTTTACTAACAACGCAGATAATCAGTGTCATTTTTCAACCCTTGACATAACAGAGGATGAACAATACGTATTTGTCGTATCTTTCTGCGAAAACTGAGAAACATCTGTTACTTTTCAACTATTTTGTGTACTTCTCCTTTCAACCATTACGCAGACTCCATGGACGACATCCATGCCGTTCTCTTTGCAGAAGTTTATCGCTGTTTCAGATTCTGACCCTGGTTGCATCCACACTTTCTTTATCCCAAGCTTCTTGCAAGTCTTAACCACTTGCTCTGATACTTTTGGTGGAACCACCAGATTAGCAACATCTGGCTTTTCAGGCAATTCCTCAAGACTTGAATAACACTTGTCCCCTAAAATCTCACCTGCATTCGGATTCACTGGATAAACCCTATACTCAGCTTTACGCAAGTCTTCATAAACTTGGTGGCCATACTTCTCAGGGTTTCTGCTGGCGCCTAACACTGCAAAAATGTTCTTCTTAACTAGAAACTCTCTAATCAGATTCTCATCCATACCTATTCCCCCTCCGCTTATTCTACAAACTCTACCTTATAGGG
The genomic region above belongs to Candidatus Bathyarchaeota archaeon and contains:
- a CDS encoding bifunctional acetate--CoA ligase family protein/GNAT family N-acetyltransferase; this encodes MEWRQFQRLGVENFDKLFSPRRIAVVGASDKEGSVGSKLLRNLIGVGYKGAVYPVNSFRRTVHGITAYPTIERIPRQIDLAIVATPAHTVPQIVEECGRAGVSGIIIISAGFGEAGEEGENFEKRILELRNRYNMRIIGPNSLGVIRPSIKLNATFANRAANLGKIAFISQSAALCTSVLDWASEAQVGFSVVVSVGSMLDVDFGDLIDYFGTDAQTRSIVLYVESIKNARKFMSAARGFARAKPIVVVKAGRFRESAEAAICHTGALCGEDAIYDAAFKRAGIVRVEAISDLFNCAETLAMQPNPKGSNLTIITNAGGPGIMATDSLIAKGGKLSPLSDETVQALNEVLPSYCSKLNPIDVLEEATTDRFRKVMEICFRDPATDGFLIIYTPQGASDPVETAKAIVELSKKTTKPILTSLMGEDSCWKARKILRKNGIPAFTTPEQAVSTFVYMWSYAQNLELLYETPEELSIELSIPVFLREVLQKAFEEGRTVLTEPESKQFLQAYKIPTIKSVVAKTSKGAVDVASKIGYPVVMKAFSPQITHKSRVEGVILDVRSKEEVAKSFKDLAQKVKKYMPQAEFQGVILQPMVKKRGYELLIGSKKDPYFGSVIVFGMGGVAAELLKDVSIGFPPLNQVLARRLMAKTAIYKLVSDKNDHRVNIKLLEEILVKFSQLVIDFPEIKEVDINPLIVDEDDAVAVDTRIVIDTDRISAEVQPYEHLVIAPYPKRYTTQWKLKDGEPVVLRPIKPEDEILLNELYQSFSEETMRFRFFQIIREMSHDTLTRYCNIDYNREIAIVAEVEEGKKRKIIGVARLILQPGRKLGEFAVVVGDQWQGLGLGSKLVDYIVEIGKDMGLESVCGDIMSRNLKMFHLCTKKGFKMEPLDEEVTRATLDLKT
- a CDS encoding DUF1684 domain-containing protein, translating into MNERGEFALDISEWKARLEREREEKNRFFMLDPQSPVPREERRSLVGKGLSYFPPDPDLRFELALDEHDEKKKIIVATSKGGEQEFIRWGEFKFEVDGKQCVLQAYKSAREEERLWVPFRDKTSGKETYGAGRYLDVEQERHRTDEGKWILDLNRAYNPWCAYSEAYTCPFIPPENWLEVPIRAGEKSYPFKKK
- a CDS encoding 4Fe-4S binding protein, whose product is MRFRVSIDYDKCVGCGDCVKSCAYGVLEIIDNIAYPVKLENCKGCKDCSQECEAEAIRVVHI
- the mobB gene encoding molybdopterin-guanine dinucleotide biosynthesis protein B, with the translated sequence MTLIICVVSKARARGKTALVERLTNRFNSEGFSVATVKHTSGSFDTAKKDTWRHLEAGAVVTVASTPNEIVVITRRKKPSLEKALDAIHVEPEIILVEGYKRSSYSKILCADTAEEGQAIIKQISNVVMVSGRISGSVKEKERFQTKFPDIPVYDFEEMVSALKGMLVKSILRSLPGLNCEHCGYDSCLDMAKAIVEGEATKKDCEVLATNITTLKVDGKNIPIGKFPQQIIRNLVMAVLDTLKGVGKHPQHVEITVKAPEKNHN
- a CDS encoding CoA-binding protein; its protein translation is MDENLIREFLVKKNIFAVLGASRNPEKYGHQVYEDLRKAEYRVYPVNPNAGEILGDKCYSSLEELPEKPDVANLVVPPKVSEQVVKTCKKLGIKKVWMQPGSESETAINFCKENGMDVVHGVCVMVERRSTQNS